The proteins below are encoded in one region of Misgurnus anguillicaudatus chromosome 24, ASM2758022v2, whole genome shotgun sequence:
- the LOC129437281 gene encoding olfactory receptor 7A42-like produces the protein MDNNTNFYFMLFENLGHIRYALFSLGFVLYCVIIILNVLIILAICLERTLHQPMYILISCLSINSVYGTAAFFPRVLSDLLSDTHSVSHTACLLQASVIFSYAANEFTILMLMAFDRFVAISKPLHYHNIITSRFLILLIVVNWIYPMLCLGIGAILTAKLTMCDNRLWKVYCHNYEIVKLSCVNSILLNIWGFLILFINAVIPLILILYSYIKILIICQRSSSKFKRKAYQTCIPHLVILLNFSIAIVTEVTLSRIVNLHIPKWLSVALSLEFIIVPPILNPLIYALNFTNIRRRIILLLKESR, from the coding sequence ATGGATAATAACACAAATTTTTACTTCATGTTGTTTGAAAATCTTGGGCATATAAGATATGCTTTGTTCAGTTTGGGATTTGTTTTATACTGTGTGATCATAATCCTAAACGTCCTTATTATTCTTGCTATATGTTTGGAAAGGACATTACACCAGCCCATGTACATTCTGATTTCATGTTTGTCCATTAACTCTGTGTATGGTACAGCTGCCTTTTTTCCAAGGGTGTTGTCAGACTTGCTGTCTGATACACATTCAGTCTCCCATACTGCTTGTCTTTTACAGGCTTCTGTCATCTTCTCATATGCAGCAAATGAGTTCACAATATTAATGTTAATGGCATTTGACAGATTTGTTGCAATCAGTAAACCTTTACATTACCATAACATAATAACTTCTAGGTTTCTAATTCTTTTAATTGTTGTAAACTGGATTTATCCAATGCTTTGTCTTGGTATTGGTGCTATTTTAACTGCCAAATTGACAATGTGTGATAACAGATTGTGGAAAGTGTACTGTCACAACTACGAAATTGTAAAACTCTCTTGTGTGAATTCTATTCTTTTGAATATTTGGggctttttgattctttttataaatgcggttattcctttaatattaattttatattcgTACATTAAGATTCTTATCATTTGTCAAAGAAGCTCATCAAAATTCAAGAGGAAAGCTTATCAAACTTGTATTCCGCACTTGGTTATTCTTTTAAATTTTTCAATTGCCATTGTTACTGAAGTCACCTTGAGTCGGATTGTGAATTTACACATTCCTAAATGGCTGTCAGTTGCTCTTTCATTGGAGTTTATAATTGTACCACCCATCCTTAACCCActtatttatgctttaaattTCACCAATATTCGGAGAAGAATTATTCTTCTCCTAAAGGAATCCAGGTAG